Proteins co-encoded in one Rattus rattus isolate New Zealand chromosome 5, Rrattus_CSIRO_v1, whole genome shotgun sequence genomic window:
- the Adnp gene encoding activity-dependent neuroprotector homeobox protein isoform X1, whose amino-acid sequence MFQLPVNNLGSLRKARKTVKKILSDIGLEYCKEHIEDFKQFEPNDFYLKNTTWEDVGLWDPSLTKNQDYRTKPFCCSACPFSSKFFSAYKSHFRNVHSEDFENRILLNCPYCTFNADKKTLETHIKIFHAPNSSAPSSSLSTFKDKNKNDGLKPKQADNVEQAVYYCKKCTYRDPLYEIVRKHIYREHFQHVAAPYIAKAGEKSLNGAVSLGTNAREECNIHCKRCLFMPKSYEALVQHVIEDHERIGYQVTAMIGHTNVVVPRAKPLMLIAPKPQEKKSMGLPPRISSLASGNVRSLPSQQMVNRLSIPKPNLNSTGVNMMSNVHLQQNNYGVKSVGQSYGVGQSVRLGLGGNAPVSIPQQSQSVKQLLPSGNGRSYGLGAEQRPPAAARYSLQTANTSSLPPGQVKSPSVSQSQASRVLGQSSSKPPPAATGPPPSNHCATQKWKICTICNELFPENVYSVHFEKEHKAEKVPAVANYIMKIHNFTSKCLYCNRYLPTDTLLNHMLIHGLSCPYCRSTFNDVEKMAAHMRMVHIDEEMGPKTDSTLSFDLTLQQGSHTNIHLLVTTYNLRDAPAESVAYHAQNNAPVPPKPQPKVQEKADVPVKSSPQAAVPYKKDVGKTLCPLCFSILKGPISDALAHHLRERHQVIQTVHPVEKKLTYKCIHCLGVYTSNMTASTITLHLVHCRGVGKTQNGQDKTNAPSRLNQSPGLAPVKRTYEQMEFPLLKKRKLEDENDSPGCFEEKPEEPVVLALDPKGHEDDSYEARKSFLTKYFNKQPYPTRREIEKLAASLWLWKSDIASHFSNKRKKCVRDCEKYKPGVLLGFNMKELNKVKHEMDFDAEWLFENHDEKDSRVNASKTVDKKLNLGKEDDSFSDSFEHLEEESNGSGGPFDPVFEVEPKIPSDNAEEPVPKVIPEGALESEKLDQKEEEDGSKYETIHLTEERAKLMHDASDSEVDQDDVVEWKDGASPSESGPGSRQVSDFEDNTCEMKPGTWSDESSQSEDARSSKPAAKKKATVQDDTEQLKWKNSSYGKVEGFWSKDQSQWENASENAERLPNPQIEWQNSTIDSEDGEQFDSMTDGVADPMHGSLTGVKLSSQQA is encoded by the exons ATGTTCCAACTTCCTGTCAACAATCTTGGCAGTTTAAGAAAAGCCCGGAAAACTGTGAAAAAAATACTTAGTGACATTGGGTTGGAATACTGTAAAGAACATATAGAA GATTTTAAACAGTTTGAACCtaatgacttttatttgaaaaacacTACATGGGAGGATGTAGGACTGTGGGACCCTTCTCTTACGAAAAATCAG gaCTATCGGACAAAACCTTTCTGCTGCAGTGCTTGTCCgttttcctcaaaattcttcTCTGCCTACAAAAGTCATTTCCGGAATGTCCATAGTGAAGACTTTGAAAATAGGATTCTCCTTAACTGCCCTTACTGTACCTTCAATGCAGATAAAAAGACTTTggaaacacacattaaaatatttcatgctCCAAACTCCAGCGCACCAAGTAGCAGCCTCAGCActttcaaagataaaaacaaaaacgatGGCCTTAAACCTAAGCAGGCTGACAATGTAGAGCAAGCCGTGTATTACTGCAAGAAGTGCACTTACCGAGACCCTCTCTATGAGATCGTCAGGAAGCACATCTACAGGGAACATTTTCAACACGTGGCAGCACCCTACATagcaaaggcaggagaaaaaTCACTCAATGGTGCAGTCTCCCTGGGCACAAATGCCCGAGAAGAGTGTAACATCCACTGCAAGCGATGCCTTTTCATGCCCAAATCCTATGAAGCTTTGGTACAGCATGTCATTGAAGACCATGAACGGATAGGCTATCAGGTCACTGCCATGATTGGACACACAAATGTTGTAGTTCCCCGAGCCAAACCCTTAATGCTAATTGCTCCCAAACctcaagaaaaaaagagcatGGGACTCCCACCAAGAATCAGTTCTCTTGCTTCTGGAAATGTCCGGTCTTTGCCATCACAGCAGATGGTGAACCGATTGTCAATACCAAAGCCCAATTTAAATTCAACGGGAGTCAACATGATGTCCAATGTTCACTTGCAGCAAAACAACTATGGAGTGAAATCTGTGGGCCAGAGCTATGGTGTTGGCCAGTCAGTGAGGCTGGGGCTAGGTGGCAATGCTCCAGTTTCCATCCCTCAACAGTCTCAGTCTGTCAAACAGTTACTTCCAAGTGGAAATGGGAGGTCCTACGGGCTAGGTGCTGAGCAGAGGCCCCCGGCAGCTGCCAGGTATTCCCTGCAGACTGCCAACACCTCCTCTCTACCCCCAGGCCAGGTAaagtctccctctgtgtctcagtCACAGGCATCTAGAGTATTAGGTCAGTCCAGTTCTAAACCTCCACCAGCAGCCACAGGCCCTCCTCCAAGCAACCATTGTGCCACTCAGAAGTGGAAAATATGTACAATCTGTAATGAGCTTTTTCCTGAGAATGTCTACAGTGTTCACTTCGAAAAGGAACATAAAGCGGAGAAAGTTCCAGCAGTAGCTAACTACATTATGAAAATACACAATTTTACTAGCAAATGCCTCTATTGTAATCGCTATCTGCCCACAGATACCCTGCTCAACCATATGTTAATTCATGGTCTGTCTTGTCCATATTGCCGCTCCACCTTCAATGATGTGGAGAAGATGGCAGCACACATGCGAATGGTTCATATTGATGAGGAGATGGGGCCTAAAACGGATTCTACCTTGAGCTTTGATTTGACATTGCAACAGGGCAGTCACACCAACATTCATCTCCTGGTGACCACATACAACCTGAGAGATGCCCCAGCTGAATCAGTTGCTTACCATGCCCAAAATAATGCTCCAGTTCCTCCAAAGCCACAACCAAAAGTTCAGGAAAAAGCTGATGTCCCTGTTAAAAGTTCACCTCAAGCTGCAGTGCCCTATAAAAAAGATGTGGGGAAgaccctctgccctctctgctttTCAATCCTAAAAGGACCCATATCTGATGCACTTGCACATCATTTACGAGAAAGACACCAAGTTATTCAGACAGTTCATCCAGTTGAGAAAAAGCTAACTTACAAATGTATCCATTGCCTTGGTGTGTATACTAGCAACATGACAGCCTCAACCATCACTCTGCATCTAGTCCACTGCAGGGGTGTTGGAAAGACCCAGAATGGCCAGGACAAGACAAACGCACCTTCTCGGCTCAATCAGTCTCCAGGCCTGGCCCCTGTGAAGCGCACATATGAGCAAATGGAGTTTCCACTGCTAAAGAAGCGAAAGCTGGAGGATGAGAATGACTCCCCAGGCTGCTTTGAAGAGAAGCCGGAAGAGCCTGTTGTTTTAGCTTTAGACCCCAAGGGTCATGAAGATGATTCATATGAAGCTAGGAAAAGCTTTCTCACAAAGTACTTCAACAAACAGCCCTATCCCACCAGGAGAGAAATTGAGAAGTTAGCTGCCAGTCTGTGGCTGTGGAAGAGCGACATTGCCTCCCATTTCAGTAACAAGAGGAAGAAGTGTGTCCGAGACTGTGAGAAGTATAAGCCTGGTGTGCTGCTAGGTTTTAAcatgaaagaattaaataaagtCAAACACGAGATGGATTTTGATGCTGAGTGGCTATTTGAAAATCATGACGAGAAAGACTCAAGAGTCAATGCTAGCAAGACTGTTGACAAAAAGCTTAACCTTGGGAAAGAAGATGACAGCTTCTCAGATAGTTTCGAACATTTGGAAGAAGAATCCAATGGAAGCGGCGGCCCTTTTGACCCTGTCTTTGAAGTTGAGCCTAAAATTCCCAGTGATAATGCAGAGGAGCCTGTGCCGAAGGTAATTCCTGAAGGTGCTTTGGAGTCTGAGAAGCTAGAccaaaaagaggaggaggatggttcaAAATATGAAACCATCCATTTGACTGAGGAACGAGCCAAACTGATGCATGACGCCTCTGATAGTGAGGTAGACCAAGATGATGTGGTTGAGTGGAAAGATGGTGCTTCGCCATCTGAAAGTGGACCTGGTTCCCGACAGGTCTCAGACTTTGAGGATAATACATGTGAAATGAAACCAGGAACCTGGTCTGATGAGTCTTCCCAGAGTGAAGACGCAAGGAGCAGTAAGCCGGCTGCCAAAAAAAAGGCTACAGTGCAAGATGACACAGAGCAGTTGAAATGGAAGAATAGTTCCTATGGAAAAGTTGAAGGGTTTTGGTCCAAGGACCAGTCACAGTGGGAAAATGCATCTGAGAATGCAGAGCGCTTACCAAACCCACAGATTGAGTGGCAGAATAGCACAATTGACAGTGAGGATGGGGAGCAGTTTGACAGCATGACCGATGGAGTTGCCGATCCCATGCACGGCAGCTTAACTGGAGTGAAGCTGAGCAGCCAGCAAGCCTGA
- the Adnp gene encoding activity-dependent neuroprotector homeobox protein isoform X2, whose amino-acid sequence MPKSYEALVQHVIEDHERIGYQVTAMIGHTNVVVPRAKPLMLIAPKPQEKKSMGLPPRISSLASGNVRSLPSQQMVNRLSIPKPNLNSTGVNMMSNVHLQQNNYGVKSVGQSYGVGQSVRLGLGGNAPVSIPQQSQSVKQLLPSGNGRSYGLGAEQRPPAAARYSLQTANTSSLPPGQVKSPSVSQSQASRVLGQSSSKPPPAATGPPPSNHCATQKWKICTICNELFPENVYSVHFEKEHKAEKVPAVANYIMKIHNFTSKCLYCNRYLPTDTLLNHMLIHGLSCPYCRSTFNDVEKMAAHMRMVHIDEEMGPKTDSTLSFDLTLQQGSHTNIHLLVTTYNLRDAPAESVAYHAQNNAPVPPKPQPKVQEKADVPVKSSPQAAVPYKKDVGKTLCPLCFSILKGPISDALAHHLRERHQVIQTVHPVEKKLTYKCIHCLGVYTSNMTASTITLHLVHCRGVGKTQNGQDKTNAPSRLNQSPGLAPVKRTYEQMEFPLLKKRKLEDENDSPGCFEEKPEEPVVLALDPKGHEDDSYEARKSFLTKYFNKQPYPTRREIEKLAASLWLWKSDIASHFSNKRKKCVRDCEKYKPGVLLGFNMKELNKVKHEMDFDAEWLFENHDEKDSRVNASKTVDKKLNLGKEDDSFSDSFEHLEEESNGSGGPFDPVFEVEPKIPSDNAEEPVPKVIPEGALESEKLDQKEEEDGSKYETIHLTEERAKLMHDASDSEVDQDDVVEWKDGASPSESGPGSRQVSDFEDNTCEMKPGTWSDESSQSEDARSSKPAAKKKATVQDDTEQLKWKNSSYGKVEGFWSKDQSQWENASENAERLPNPQIEWQNSTIDSEDGEQFDSMTDGVADPMHGSLTGVKLSSQQA is encoded by the coding sequence ATGCCCAAATCCTATGAAGCTTTGGTACAGCATGTCATTGAAGACCATGAACGGATAGGCTATCAGGTCACTGCCATGATTGGACACACAAATGTTGTAGTTCCCCGAGCCAAACCCTTAATGCTAATTGCTCCCAAACctcaagaaaaaaagagcatGGGACTCCCACCAAGAATCAGTTCTCTTGCTTCTGGAAATGTCCGGTCTTTGCCATCACAGCAGATGGTGAACCGATTGTCAATACCAAAGCCCAATTTAAATTCAACGGGAGTCAACATGATGTCCAATGTTCACTTGCAGCAAAACAACTATGGAGTGAAATCTGTGGGCCAGAGCTATGGTGTTGGCCAGTCAGTGAGGCTGGGGCTAGGTGGCAATGCTCCAGTTTCCATCCCTCAACAGTCTCAGTCTGTCAAACAGTTACTTCCAAGTGGAAATGGGAGGTCCTACGGGCTAGGTGCTGAGCAGAGGCCCCCGGCAGCTGCCAGGTATTCCCTGCAGACTGCCAACACCTCCTCTCTACCCCCAGGCCAGGTAaagtctccctctgtgtctcagtCACAGGCATCTAGAGTATTAGGTCAGTCCAGTTCTAAACCTCCACCAGCAGCCACAGGCCCTCCTCCAAGCAACCATTGTGCCACTCAGAAGTGGAAAATATGTACAATCTGTAATGAGCTTTTTCCTGAGAATGTCTACAGTGTTCACTTCGAAAAGGAACATAAAGCGGAGAAAGTTCCAGCAGTAGCTAACTACATTATGAAAATACACAATTTTACTAGCAAATGCCTCTATTGTAATCGCTATCTGCCCACAGATACCCTGCTCAACCATATGTTAATTCATGGTCTGTCTTGTCCATATTGCCGCTCCACCTTCAATGATGTGGAGAAGATGGCAGCACACATGCGAATGGTTCATATTGATGAGGAGATGGGGCCTAAAACGGATTCTACCTTGAGCTTTGATTTGACATTGCAACAGGGCAGTCACACCAACATTCATCTCCTGGTGACCACATACAACCTGAGAGATGCCCCAGCTGAATCAGTTGCTTACCATGCCCAAAATAATGCTCCAGTTCCTCCAAAGCCACAACCAAAAGTTCAGGAAAAAGCTGATGTCCCTGTTAAAAGTTCACCTCAAGCTGCAGTGCCCTATAAAAAAGATGTGGGGAAgaccctctgccctctctgctttTCAATCCTAAAAGGACCCATATCTGATGCACTTGCACATCATTTACGAGAAAGACACCAAGTTATTCAGACAGTTCATCCAGTTGAGAAAAAGCTAACTTACAAATGTATCCATTGCCTTGGTGTGTATACTAGCAACATGACAGCCTCAACCATCACTCTGCATCTAGTCCACTGCAGGGGTGTTGGAAAGACCCAGAATGGCCAGGACAAGACAAACGCACCTTCTCGGCTCAATCAGTCTCCAGGCCTGGCCCCTGTGAAGCGCACATATGAGCAAATGGAGTTTCCACTGCTAAAGAAGCGAAAGCTGGAGGATGAGAATGACTCCCCAGGCTGCTTTGAAGAGAAGCCGGAAGAGCCTGTTGTTTTAGCTTTAGACCCCAAGGGTCATGAAGATGATTCATATGAAGCTAGGAAAAGCTTTCTCACAAAGTACTTCAACAAACAGCCCTATCCCACCAGGAGAGAAATTGAGAAGTTAGCTGCCAGTCTGTGGCTGTGGAAGAGCGACATTGCCTCCCATTTCAGTAACAAGAGGAAGAAGTGTGTCCGAGACTGTGAGAAGTATAAGCCTGGTGTGCTGCTAGGTTTTAAcatgaaagaattaaataaagtCAAACACGAGATGGATTTTGATGCTGAGTGGCTATTTGAAAATCATGACGAGAAAGACTCAAGAGTCAATGCTAGCAAGACTGTTGACAAAAAGCTTAACCTTGGGAAAGAAGATGACAGCTTCTCAGATAGTTTCGAACATTTGGAAGAAGAATCCAATGGAAGCGGCGGCCCTTTTGACCCTGTCTTTGAAGTTGAGCCTAAAATTCCCAGTGATAATGCAGAGGAGCCTGTGCCGAAGGTAATTCCTGAAGGTGCTTTGGAGTCTGAGAAGCTAGAccaaaaagaggaggaggatggttcaAAATATGAAACCATCCATTTGACTGAGGAACGAGCCAAACTGATGCATGACGCCTCTGATAGTGAGGTAGACCAAGATGATGTGGTTGAGTGGAAAGATGGTGCTTCGCCATCTGAAAGTGGACCTGGTTCCCGACAGGTCTCAGACTTTGAGGATAATACATGTGAAATGAAACCAGGAACCTGGTCTGATGAGTCTTCCCAGAGTGAAGACGCAAGGAGCAGTAAGCCGGCTGCCAAAAAAAAGGCTACAGTGCAAGATGACACAGAGCAGTTGAAATGGAAGAATAGTTCCTATGGAAAAGTTGAAGGGTTTTGGTCCAAGGACCAGTCACAGTGGGAAAATGCATCTGAGAATGCAGAGCGCTTACCAAACCCACAGATTGAGTGGCAGAATAGCACAATTGACAGTGAGGATGGGGAGCAGTTTGACAGCATGACCGATGGAGTTGCCGATCCCATGCACGGCAGCTTAACTGGAGTGAAGCTGAGCAGCCAGCAAGCCTGA